The Halanaerobiaceae bacterium ANBcell28 genome contains the following window.
GGCAAGAAGACGTTGGTAAAAAGCCAACGGCCAAAGCACTAGAGAAAATGCTTTTTGATGATGGGAAAATAGTTTATTTTCTTGGAATAGGAAATCTTCTTTATGGTGTAGATGCTGATATTAAGAATGGTGCTAATAATCACCGTGAAGAACATTTTCGAAGGCTTGCAGAAGTTTCCAATCTGATGTTAGATGCTGGTGCAATTTTAATTGTGACAGCCGTGGAATTGAATACTAGTGATCTTGATCTTATCAAAACAGCAGTCAATTCTCATGATATGGAGATAGTCTGGCTTGGAGATAAGATTAGTAAAGATATCGATTGTGATTTGCATATTACTGATTATAAAAGTGATCAGGATTCGGCAAATAGAATAAAAGAGCTTTTACAGGAGAGGGGGATTATCTTTAAACCATGGTAGAGAAAAAGCTTAATAATAATATTGTCTGGCATAATGGAAAGGTATCATATCAGGATAGGTGTGAAAATTTAGGGCAAAAAGGTATAGTTTTATGGTTTACCGGACTTTCGGCTTCAGGGAAGTCAACTATAGCTGTAGAACTGGAAAAGGCTTTACTGGAAAAAGGGAAAACTACTTATCGTCTGGATGGAGATAATATCAGACATGGCTTAAATAGCGACTTGGGATTTTCTTCACAAGATAGAAAAGAAAATATTCGGAGAATAGCAGAAGTAGCAGCGCTTTTTAGAGATGCTGGTATTATTACCCTTGCTTCATTTATCACTCCTTACAAAGAATCCAGGGAACTTGCCCGTAATTCTATTGGAGATGAATTTTTTAAAGAAATATATGTGAAAGCAGATATAGAAACCTGTCAGAAACGTGATCCAAAGGGCTTATACAAAAAGGCCCTGGCAGGAGAAATTAAAGATTTTACTGGAGTTTCTGCACCTTATGAAGAACCAATAGACCCATTTCTTGTTTTGGATACTGATAAATTGACAGTAGAGGAATGTGTCAATAAAATCTTTGAATTGATAGATTAAACGACTAGTCCCTTCTTTCACCTGGTAGCAGTTTAATCTTTGAAAAGGAGAAATTAGTATGTTTAAATATTGTAAAAGATTAATTGTTATTATAGGAATAATTTTATCTTTATTAATTTTGTTTTTACCTCTTCCAAATGGTTTAACGATCGAAGGAAAAAGGGCATTGGCTGTCTTTATACTATGTATTAGTCTTTGGATAAGTCATGTTATTCCCTTATCAATTACTGCATTACTGGGTATGGCTTTAATCCCTATATTAGGTATTCAGAGTTCTGCGGATACCTTTGCTCTTTTTGGTAATCAAGCAATATTTTTTATTCTTGGAGCACTGATAATAGCGGCAGCCCTTTTTAAAACAGGATTGGGTTCTAGAATTTCTTTTAAGTTGATTA
Protein-coding sequences here:
- the cysC gene encoding adenylyl-sulfate kinase gives rise to the protein MVEKKLNNNIVWHNGKVSYQDRCENLGQKGIVLWFTGLSASGKSTIAVELEKALLEKGKTTYRLDGDNIRHGLNSDLGFSSQDRKENIRRIAEVAALFRDAGIITLASFITPYKESRELARNSIGDEFFKEIYVKADIETCQKRDPKGLYKKALAGEIKDFTGVSAPYEEPIDPFLVLDTDKLTVEECVNKIFELID